Sequence from the Fibrobacter sp. UWR2 genome:
TATATTGTTGGGCTTGGCGAAATGGGTTCGCTGATGCTCAAGTATGTGCAGGAATACACGACGAACATCTATGCTAGCAGCAAGACATTTGCGAATGCCGAAAAGTTCGCGGACGTGCTTACCCCCGTGAAGTACGAGGACCGCTATAGCGTGCTGGGCAAATGCGACGTGGTTATCCTCTGCAGTGCCTGCCAGGAACCCATCGTCACGAAGAATGAATTTTCCGGCGCCGGAAATACATGCCACTTGGTAGTTGACCTCGGTAGCCCGCGCAATGCGGAAGCAAGCGTCGGGGAATTGCCTGGCGTGGAATACGTGTGTGTCGATGACCTGGAAAAGATTGTTTCCGAGAACCGCCGCCTGCGCATGGAAGAATTAGATGCCGCGCAGAAGATTCTGAAGGAAGGCATTGACGAGTTCGTGCACTGGAACAGCATGGATGAGGTCTCGAAAGAGATAAATGTGTATGCGGAACGCATGGTGCGCTCGGCAAACGAAGATGCCGAAAAATTGTTGCGGTCGATGCCGGACTTGCCGGAAGAAGACTGTAGGCGGATTGCGATGATGTACGAGCGCTTTGCCAAGAAGATGGCAAATGACTACCTGTACAAGGTGAAGGCCGGCAATTCGCCCGAAGACGTGAAAATTTTCCTTAAATGTCTAGATCAGTCTGACAAACGTCATTCCGCAC
This genomic interval carries:
- the hemA gene encoding glutamyl-tRNA reductase, which encodes MRKIYMAGMSHKVAEIAIREKFYIAMDVKTAALEKSPFDELLILATCNRTEVYVASDRVIDESELVRYVCGLAGQNYDDFAKFFYFKSGDEVVHHVMNVCAGLDSVAVGEDQILHQIGRAYETAHSLQATGNTLNKLFQGAIHTTKRIKTETNLSKLSCNIPFLAMKQVLHTFNDLENRTVYIVGLGEMGSLMLKYVQEYTTNIYASSKTFANAEKFADVLTPVKYEDRYSVLGKCDVVILCSACQEPIVTKNEFSGAGNTCHLVVDLGSPRNAEASVGELPGVEYVCVDDLEKIVSENRRLRMEELDAAQKILKEGIDEFVHWNSMDEVSKEINVYAERMVRSANEDAEKLLRSMPDLPEEDCRRIAMMYERFAKKMANDYLYKVKAGNSPEDVKIFLKCLDQSDKRHSALDAESLGGEN